In Desulfomonile tiedjei DSM 6799, a genomic segment contains:
- a CDS encoding ankyrin repeat domain-containing protein, translating to MDAQVHPGSPDNRAALALAASSGHQEVTEILLDRGVEIDSPDAFGNLPLAAAVRSNDTETVRLLLDRGAQVNRKEPRNGCSALFWAADNGNAGIAELLLSRGSDPNLRNRNGSTALFWAAFKKHTSLTEMLLKHGAQVNAANAAGFTPLILAARAGSTDTVHMLLEYGADVHARDKYRKTALIYACSGGAVRAVNLLLDRRAEIDAQSKCGNTGLFWASYRGHTNIVKLLLARGAQVNAVNQAGHTPIFWGVCSGKEEVVGQLLRFGARLDIRDVKYSSTVLFWAAYNGHVQVIDALLKKGADINARDNSGSTPLIWAVRSGKTRAVELLLKKRANVNARSTSGANPLSWACHNGDLPIVRLLLDSGASIEGGRGRHGNTPLIRACYKGHVLVAELLILRGANVNAPNDLGRTPLMAAILADSVPLMKMLLEHGADTELRSKEGFSALEYAFRGRWSESAKILIEARIKRGAGTGFLNEVLHAAAKRNMPDLAEAVLDRGADVNSKDAKYWNTPLFWAGYGGHSAVVQLLLSRGANPDARNKFGNTPLFWAAKAGTAEVISLLISSGADVNASDKDGKTPLMIAAAAGRLEIVKLLLKSGAYINARTKFGWTALMDAYFEGHPEVVAYLKGVGARLTGFLKTRSWRSDWQEALESRSF from the coding sequence CTGGATGCTCAGGTCCACCCGGGGAGTCCGGACAACAGGGCTGCGCTCGCTCTTGCGGCTTCCTCCGGGCATCAAGAGGTTACGGAAATTCTTCTCGATCGGGGAGTCGAAATAGATTCCCCTGATGCATTTGGGAATCTTCCTCTTGCTGCTGCTGTGCGCTCGAATGATACCGAGACGGTGCGCCTTCTGCTGGATCGCGGAGCGCAGGTGAATCGAAAGGAGCCGAGAAATGGCTGTTCGGCGCTTTTCTGGGCTGCTGATAACGGCAACGCTGGTATCGCAGAATTGCTCCTTTCCAGAGGGAGCGATCCGAATCTCCGAAACAGAAACGGCAGCACTGCTTTATTTTGGGCAGCATTCAAAAAGCATACTTCCTTGACTGAGATGCTGCTCAAACATGGCGCACAGGTGAATGCGGCCAATGCAGCCGGATTCACACCGCTCATTCTGGCAGCTCGGGCCGGCAGCACCGATACTGTCCACATGCTTCTCGAATACGGAGCTGACGTTCACGCCCGCGATAAATATCGAAAAACTGCCTTGATTTATGCATGCAGCGGCGGGGCTGTTCGTGCTGTGAACTTGCTTTTGGACAGAAGGGCTGAGATCGACGCGCAATCCAAATGCGGCAACACCGGTCTTTTCTGGGCCAGCTACCGCGGGCATACCAACATCGTCAAGCTACTGCTAGCGCGCGGGGCACAGGTGAATGCAGTGAATCAAGCAGGTCACACGCCTATTTTTTGGGGTGTATGCAGTGGAAAGGAAGAAGTTGTGGGTCAACTCCTGAGATTCGGTGCTCGACTGGACATTCGCGACGTAAAATATAGCAGCACCGTTTTGTTCTGGGCCGCATACAATGGGCACGTTCAGGTCATCGATGCCCTTTTGAAGAAAGGTGCAGATATAAATGCCCGTGACAATTCGGGAAGCACGCCGTTGATCTGGGCGGTTCGTTCCGGCAAAACCCGGGCGGTCGAGTTGCTCTTGAAAAAGCGCGCGAATGTGAACGCACGAAGCACATCAGGAGCGAATCCGCTCTCGTGGGCATGCCACAACGGAGACCTTCCCATTGTTCGACTACTTCTCGATTCAGGAGCTTCAATTGAAGGCGGAAGAGGTCGTCACGGTAACACGCCGCTCATCCGGGCATGCTACAAAGGACATGTTCTCGTTGCTGAGCTGCTTATATTGCGTGGTGCCAACGTCAATGCGCCCAACGATCTGGGGAGAACTCCTCTTATGGCCGCAATTCTAGCGGATTCCGTTCCCCTGATGAAGATGCTTTTGGAACACGGGGCCGATACCGAATTGCGGAGCAAAGAGGGTTTTTCCGCGCTGGAATACGCTTTTCGAGGCAGATGGAGTGAATCGGCAAAGATACTGATCGAGGCTCGCATCAAGAGAGGAGCGGGCACAGGTTTCCTTAACGAAGTGCTCCATGCCGCCGCCAAACGTAATATGCCGGATCTGGCCGAAGCAGTGCTCGATCGAGGAGCCGATGTGAACTCCAAGGATGCCAAGTACTGGAACACTCCTCTATTCTGGGCCGGTTACGGGGGACACAGCGCAGTGGTGCAACTTCTGCTAAGCCGCGGCGCCAATCCCGATGCACGGAACAAATTCGGGAACACTCCACTCTTCTGGGCTGCCAAAGCAGGAACTGCCGAGGTAATCTCACTGCTCATCTCCTCCGGAGCGGATGTGAATGCGTCCGACAAAGATGGCAAGACCCCTTTGATGATAGCCGCTGCTGCAGGAAGACTGGAAATAGTCAAACTGCTTTTAAAATCCGGAGCCTACATTAACGCGAGGACCAAGTTCGGATGGACGGCGTTGATGGATGCGTATTTTGAGGGTCACCCGGAAGTTGTTGCTTATCTAAAGGGAGTCGGTGCACGCCTTACGGGTTTTCTCAAGACTCGATCCTGGCGGTCAGACTGGCAGGAAGCTCTCGAATCTCGATCTTTCTGA